In Populus trichocarpa isolate Nisqually-1 chromosome 16, P.trichocarpa_v4.1, whole genome shotgun sequence, a genomic segment contains:
- the LOC7484014 gene encoding uncharacterized protein LOC7484014 isoform X2: MGVPDASGDLSSEMEVDAFRHLFPLRYFERHLSESIRPDARPLGRARDTTLALGAVASAHGSALAKIGSTTMLAAIKMEVMTPSTESPDEGCIAIDFHMPPICSPIVRPGRPAEAAPVISKQLSDTISSSGMINLKELSLVSGKAAWMAYLVSVQIPIVSLNDDGKIVLVLEEDEGAKLEKEPVNKEKRKLTLSSIPFSLTCILHKNYILADPTAEEESIMETLVTVVLDSSARLVSFYKPGGSVFAYTSAVKDCVALTRQRVKELQEILDEAISGMETD, translated from the exons ATGGGGGTGCCAGATGCCTCTGGGGACTTGTCATCGGAGATGGAGGTGGATGCTTTCAGACACCTCTTCCCTCTTCGCTATTTTGAGCGTCATCTCTCAGAATCTATACGCCCAGATGCAAGGCCTCTTGGAAGAGCTAGAGATACAACATTAGCCCTTG GGGCTGTTGCGTCTGCTCATGGGTCAGCATTGGCAAAGATTGGTTCAACT ACCATGTTGGCTGCCATAAAAATGGAAGTGATGACCCCTTCAACAGAGTCACCAGACGAGGGCTGCATAG CTATTGATTTCCACATGCCTCCAATTTGTTCTCCAATTGTTAGGCCTGGTAGGCCTGCTGAGGCAGCACCAGTGATATCGAAGCAATtatctgataccatatcaag TTCTGGCATGATTAATCTAAAGGAACTGTCCTTGGTCAGTGGAAAAGCTGCCTGGATGGCTTACCTGGTTAGTG TGCAAATCCCCATAGTTTCCTTAAATGATGATGGAAAAATAGTACTTGTATTGGAGGAAGATGAGGGAGCAAAATTGGAGAAGGAGCCTGTCAACAAGGAAAAGAGGAAGCTCACACTGAGCAGCATTCCATTTTCATTGACATGCATACTTCATAAAAATTACATCTTGGCAGACCCCACTGCAGAGGAAGAGTCCATCATGGAAACTCTTGTAACTGTGGTTTTGGATTCATCTGCCAGACTTGTATCTTTTTACAAGCCAGGTGGATCAGTTTTTGCCTATACATCAGCTGTCAAG GATTGCGTTGCGTTGACAAGGCAGAGAGTCAAGGAACTTCAAGAGATTTTAGACGAGGCCATTTCTGGTATGGAGACCGACTAA
- the LOC7468982 gene encoding leucine-rich repeat receptor-like tyrosine-protein kinase PXC3: MTFFCLVCLFLVGFLSKSQLVTAQLDEQAILLAIKGELGVPGWGANNTNYCNWAGINCGLNHSMVEGLDLSRLGLRGNVTLVSELKALKQLDLSSNSFHGEIPSAFGNLSQLEFLDLSLNKFGGVIPMELGSLRNLKSLNLSNNMLGGWIPDEFQGLEKLEDFQISSNKLNGSIPSWVGNLTNLRVFTAYENELGGEIPDNLGSVSELRVLNLHSNMLEGPIPKSIFAMGKLEVLILTMNRFNGELPESVGNCRGLSNIRIGNNDLVGVIPKAIGNVSSLTYFEVANNHISGEIVSEFARCSNLTLLNLASNGFTGVIPPELGQLVNLQELILSGNSLYGDIPKSILGWKSLNKLDLSNNRFNGTVPNDICNMSRLQFLLLGQNSIKGEIPHEIGNCMKLLELQMGSNYLTGSIPPEIGHIRNLQIALNLSFNHLHGALPPELGKLDKLVSLDVSNNQLSGTIPPSFKGMLSLIEVNFSNNLFSGPVPTFVPFQKSLNSSFFGNKGLCGEPLSLSCGNSYPSGRKNYHHKVSYRIILAVIGSGLAVFVSVTIVVLLFMLRESQEKAAKTAGIDDDKINDQPAIIAGNVFVENLRQAIDLDAVVKATLKDSNKISSGTFSAVYKAVMPSGMVLMARRLKSMDRTIIHHQNKMIRELERLSKLCHDNLVRPVGFVIYEDIVLLLHNYLPNGTLAQLLHESSKKSEYEPDWPTRLSIAIGVAEGLAFLHHVAIIHLDISSCNVLLDADFRPLVGEVEISKLLDPSRGTASISAVAGSFGYIPPEYAYTMQVTAPGNVYSYGVVLLEILTTRIPVDEDFGEGVDLVKWVHGAPARGETPEQILDARLSTVSFGWRREMLAALKVALLCTDSTPAKRPKMKKVVEMLQEIKQG, translated from the exons ATGACATTTTTTTGCTTAGTGTGTCTTTTTCTTGTTGGGTTTTTATCAAAGTCCCAGTTAGTGACTGCTCAGTTGGATGAACAAGCTATACTGTTAGCCATTAAAGGAGAGCTTGGAGTCCCTGGGTGGGGTGCCAACAACACAAATTACTGCAACTGGGCTGGCATTAACTGTGGCTTGAATCATTCAATGGTTGAAGGGCTTGATCTTTCAAGGCTTGGCCTTAGAGGTAATGTGACTCTGGTCTCCGAGCTCAAAGCATTGAAGCAGCTTGATCTTTCTAGCAATAGTTTTCATGGTGAAATTCCTTCAGCTTTTGGGAATTTGTCTCAGCTTGAATTTCTTGATTTGTCTTTGAATAAGTTTGGAGGTGTGATTCCTATGGAGTTGGGTAGTCTTAGAAACCTCAAGTCATTGAACCTTTCTAACAACATGCTTGGAGGATGGATACCTGATGAGTTTCAGGGTCTAGAAAAGTTGGAGGATTTTCAAATTTCTAGTAATAAGCTGAATGGTTCTATACCATCTTGGGTGGGTAATTTGACAAACTTGAGGGTTTTTACCGCCTATGAGAATGAATTAGGTGGTGAAATTCCTGATAATCTAGGTTCAGTTTCTGAGTTGAGGGTGTTGAACCTTCATTCGAACATGCTCGAAGGGCCAATACCAAAGAGCATTTTCGCTATGGGGAAGTTGGAAGTCTTGATTCTTACTATGAATCGGTTCAACGGTGAACTTCCTGAATCAGTTGGCAACTGCAGAGGCCTTTCTAATATCCGAATCGGGAACAATGATCTCGTAGGAGTCATCCCTAAGGCAATTGGGAATGTTAGCAGCCTCACATATTTCGAAGTGGCCAATAACCACATATCTGGTGAGATTGTGTCTGAGTTTGCTCGGTGCTCTAATCTTACCCTCCTAAATTTGGCCTCAAATGGATTTACTGGAGTTATTCCTCCTGAACTTGGACAGCTTGTAAATCTGCAGGAATTGATTCTTTCAGGCAATAGTTTGTATGGAGATATCCCGAAATCAATTCTTGGGTGGAAGAGTCTTAACAAGCTTGACCTTAGCAATAATAGATTCAATGGCACTGTCCCTAATGATATTTGCAACATGTCAAGATTGCAGTTCTTGCTTCTGGGTCAGAATTCAATCAAAGGTGAGATACCTCACGAGATTGGAAATTGCATGAAGCTTCTCGAGTTGCAAATGGGCAGCAACTACTTGACTGGAAGTATCCCTCCGGAGATTGGTCACATCAGGAATTTACAGATAGCCTTGAATTTGAGCTTCAATCATCTCCATGGAGCACTGCCCCCTGAATTAGGGAAGCTCGACAAGCTGGTTTCATTGGATGTCTCCAACAATCAACTTTCGGGCACTATCCCACCTTCATTCAAGGGAATGTTAAGTTTGATAGAGGTTAATTTCTCAAACAATCTGTTCAGTGGCCCTGTGCCCACCTTTGTACCGTTTCAAAAGAGTCTAAATTCAAGCTTTTTTGGGAACAAAGGTCTCTGTGGTGAGCCATTGAGTTTGTCATGTGGAAATTCTTATCCTTCTGGTCGGAAGAATTACCATCATAAGGTCTCTTACAGGATTATACTAGCTGTTATTGGTTCTGGTTTGGCGGTATTTGTCTCAGTAACTATAGTTGTTCTGCTGTTTATGCTGAGGGAGAGTCAGGAAAAGGCAGCCAAAACTGCAGGAATTGATGATGACAAAATCAATGACCAACCAGCAATAATAGCCGGAAATGTCTTTGTTGAAAATCTCAGGCAAGCAATAGATCTTGATGCTGTTGTTAAAGCAACTTTGAAAGATTCAAATAAGATCAGCAGTGGGACTTTCAGCGCGGTATACAAGGCAGTTATGCCTTCTGGGATGGTATTGATGGCGAGGAGACTAAAATCCATGGACAGAACCATTATTCATCACCAGAACAAGATGATAAGGGAGCTTGAAAGACTGAGCAAGCTCTGTCATGATAATCTAGTGCGACCAGTTGGGTTTGTAATTTACGAAGACATCGTTCTTTTGCTTCATAATTACTTACCTAATGGGACATTAGCTCAGCTTCTTCATGAATCAAGCAAGAAATCCGAGTACGAACCTGATTGGCCTACAAGGTTATCCATTGCCATAGGGGTGGCAGAAGGATTGGCTTTTCTTCATCACGTGGCCATAATACACCTTGACATTTCTTCTTGTAATGTTCTTTTAGATGCTGACTTTAGGCCCTTGGTTGGGGAAGTGGAGATATCAAAGCTCTTGGATCCATCCAGAGGCACCGCAAGCATCAGTGCAGTTGCAGGGTCTTTTGGTTATATTCCCCCAG AGTATGCATACACAATGCAAGTTACCGCTCCAGGAAATGTTTATAGCTATGGGGTCGTACTGCTTGAAATCCTAACAACTCGGATACCAGTTGACGAGGACTTTGGTGAAGGGGTAGATTTGGTGAAGTGGGTTCATGGTGCTCCAGCTAGGGGAGAGACTCCTGAGCAGATTCTTGATGCAAGACTCAGCACCGTTTCCTTTGGTTGGAGGAGAGAGATGCTGGCAGCTCTTAAGGTAGCATTACTCTGCACCGACAGCACACCAGCAAAGCGGCCAAAAATGAAGAAGGTAGTTGAAATGCTTCAAGAAATAAAGCAAGGCTGA
- the LOC7484013 gene encoding NAC transcription factor 25: MSNYNSSKKMKAGASDRDSNDNDMQFSTNILSNASADMFPDQFSTPPNIAMITACSPTTLVNRLDQRQPQGSSSRVNVDDGNYIDPYFRGFAPGIRFFPHDQELVVEYLMKKIRNEPLPKNRIHEVNIYEYHPKTLAEKYKLYSEDAWYFFTTRSKKYPNGNRPDRGVPGGFWKPTGSPDTKILDENSNTMVERRSLDFYEGKGKGGNRTDWKMHEYYPTTNNVSSSNTKGMRV; the protein is encoded by the exons ATGTCTAACTACAACAGCAGTAAGAAGATGAAAGCGGGTGCAAGTGACCGTGACAGCAACGACAATGACATGCAATTTAGTACAAATATCCTTAGCAATGCCAGTGCTGATATGTTTCCTGATCAGTTTAGTACGCCGCCCAACATTGCCATGATCACGGCCTGTTCACCTACTACTTTGGTTAATCGCCTTGACCAGCGACAACCACAAGGATCCTCTA GTCGTGTTAATGTAGATGATGGGAACTACATTGATCCATATTTTCGTGGCTTCGCACCTGGGATCAGGTTTTTCCCTCATGATCAAGAGCTGGTTGTGGAGTACTTGATGAAAAAGATTAGGAATGAACCATTGCCTAAGAACCGTATTCATGAAGTTAATATTTACGAATACCATCCAAAAACACTTGCTG AAAAGTACAAGCTATATAGCGAAGATGCGTGGTATTTTTTCACTACTAGATCCAAAAAGTATCCCAATGGGAATCGACCTGATCGAGGAGTGCCTGGTGGATTTTGGAAGCCTACTGGAAGTCCAGATACAAAAATCCTTGATGAAAACAGCAACACGATGGTCGAAAGAAGATCACTAGATTTTTAtgaagggaaagggaaaggtgGTAATAGAACAGACTGGAAGATGCATGAGTACTATCCTACAACTAATAATGTTTCTTCAAGTAATACCAAAGGCATGAGGGTATGA
- the LOC112324545 gene encoding magnesium-chelatase subunit ChlH, chloroplastic-like, whose protein sequence is MYWSFCLSLHLTIALEVGVKSSFIRDPNVICKFIGAETVRLDARTKLLNPKWYEGMMSSGYEGVREIENRLTNTVGWSATSGQVDNWVYEEANSTFIQDEEMLNRLMSTNPNSFRKLVQTFLEANGRGYWETSQENIEKLRQLYSEVEDKIEGIDR, encoded by the exons ATGTATTGGTCATTTTGTCTTTCATTGCACTTAACAATTGCTTTGGAAGTGGGAGTAAAATCATCTTTTATAAGGGATCCAAATgttatttgtaaatttattggag CTGAGACTGTGCGGCTTGATGCACGGACCAAATTGTTGAACCCCAAGTGGTATGAAGGAATGATGTCTAGCGGATACGAGGGTGTTCGTGAAATTGAAAACCGGCTAACAAACACTGTTGGATGGAGTGCAACTTCAGGTCAAGTCGACAACTGGGTCTATGAAGAGGCTAACTCAACCTTCATCCAAGACGAGGAGATGTTGAACAGACTCATGAGCACCAACCCGAATTCATTTAGGAAGTTGGTGCAGACCTTTTTGGAAGCCAATGGACGTGGGTACTGGGAAACTTCACAGGAGAACATTGAGAAGTTGAGGCAGTTGTATTCTGAAGTTGAAGACAAGATTGAAGGTATTGATCGGTAA
- the LOC7484014 gene encoding uncharacterized protein LOC7484014 isoform X1, which yields MGVPDASGDLSSEMEVDAFRHLFPLRYFERHLSESIRPDARPLGRARDTTLALGAVASAHGSALAKIGSTTMLAAIKMEVMTPSTESPDEGCIAIDFHMPPICSPIVRPGRPAEAAPVISKQLSDTISSSGMINLKELSLVSGKAAWMAYLDIYCLDADGALFDAALLSAVAAFSHLQIPIVSLNDDGKIVLVLEEDEGAKLEKEPVNKEKRKLTLSSIPFSLTCILHKNYILADPTAEEESIMETLVTVVLDSSARLVSFYKPGGSVFAYTSAVKDCVALTRQRVKELQEILDEAISGMETD from the exons ATGGGGGTGCCAGATGCCTCTGGGGACTTGTCATCGGAGATGGAGGTGGATGCTTTCAGACACCTCTTCCCTCTTCGCTATTTTGAGCGTCATCTCTCAGAATCTATACGCCCAGATGCAAGGCCTCTTGGAAGAGCTAGAGATACAACATTAGCCCTTG GGGCTGTTGCGTCTGCTCATGGGTCAGCATTGGCAAAGATTGGTTCAACT ACCATGTTGGCTGCCATAAAAATGGAAGTGATGACCCCTTCAACAGAGTCACCAGACGAGGGCTGCATAG CTATTGATTTCCACATGCCTCCAATTTGTTCTCCAATTGTTAGGCCTGGTAGGCCTGCTGAGGCAGCACCAGTGATATCGAAGCAATtatctgataccatatcaag TTCTGGCATGATTAATCTAAAGGAACTGTCCTTGGTCAGTGGAAAAGCTGCCTGGATGGCTTACCTG GACATCTATTGTTTGGATGCTGATGGTGCTCTTTTTGATGCTGCACTACTTTCAGCTGTTGCCGCGTTCTCTCATT TGCAAATCCCCATAGTTTCCTTAAATGATGATGGAAAAATAGTACTTGTATTGGAGGAAGATGAGGGAGCAAAATTGGAGAAGGAGCCTGTCAACAAGGAAAAGAGGAAGCTCACACTGAGCAGCATTCCATTTTCATTGACATGCATACTTCATAAAAATTACATCTTGGCAGACCCCACTGCAGAGGAAGAGTCCATCATGGAAACTCTTGTAACTGTGGTTTTGGATTCATCTGCCAGACTTGTATCTTTTTACAAGCCAGGTGGATCAGTTTTTGCCTATACATCAGCTGTCAAG GATTGCGTTGCGTTGACAAGGCAGAGAGTCAAGGAACTTCAAGAGATTTTAGACGAGGCCATTTCTGGTATGGAGACCGACTAA